The genome window CGCGCCGAAGGGCGCCGAGTACGCGCCGTCCTCGACCGTGAGCGGCCAGCCGTACTTGTCGATGTACACCTCGGCGATGCGCCGGAGTTCGGCCTCGTCGGTCACCTTCGCGGCCGTGCCCTCGATGACGATGTCGAGGTCGTCACTGGTCGCCGTGATGGCGCAGTGCGGGTTCTCCGCGAGGTTCTTCGCCTTGCGCTTGGTGGGGTTCGACGTGAAGTACATCGAGCCGTCGACCCAGACCCCGAACAACGGCATGACGTGCGGCCGGCCGTCCGGGCGCACGGTCGAGAGCCAGTACGTCG of Amycolatopsis solani contains these proteins:
- a CDS encoding pyridoxamine 5'-phosphate oxidase family protein — its product is MTAEAPEGKVISGYDAPAPSWELVEKGLVHGNSTYWLSTVRPDGRPHVMPLFGVWVDGSMYFTSNPTKRKAKNLAENPHCAITATSDDLDIVIEGTAAKVTDEAELRRIAEVYIDKYGWPLTVEDGAYSAPFGAPTAGPPPYELYEVTVETVFGLGTSEPYGSGRWHFGEAAS